A window of Nicotiana sylvestris chromosome 8, ASM39365v2, whole genome shotgun sequence genomic DNA:
tgttaccttcAAGTTCATTTCAAAATTTTGTAGCTTGTTTCGGGCAATAAAATGACTGGTACCATCCTAGTCAAATTAGAAAAACTTTTTGATGAAGGTGCCATTATAAGGCGGACCGGGCCCAAGTCCCCTGGAAGGGGGCGCCAGAGAGGGTGAGAGCCCCGTTGTGCCCGGACCCTGTCGCACCACGAGGCGCTGTCTACGAGTCGGGTTGTTTGGGAATGCAGCCCAAATCGGGCGGTGAATTCCGTCCAAGGCTAAATACGGGCGAGAGACCGATAGCGAACAAGTACCGCGAGGGAAAGATGAAAAGGACTTTGAAAAGAGAGTCAAAGAGTGCTTGAAATTGTCGGGAGGGAAGCGGATGGGGGCCGGCGATGCGCCCCGGTCGGATGTGGAACGGTGTTGAGCCGGTCCGCCGATCGACTCGGGGCGTGGACCAGCGTGGATTGGGGGGGCGGCCAAAGCCCGGGCTTTTGATACGCTCGTGGAACGCCGTCTCCTTGATTGTGGTAGGCAGCGCGCGCCTCTGGCGTGCTTCGGCATCTGCGAAAGCATACATAGAACAATTTGTTGCTAAGTAGAATAATCCCCTGCTTCACACTTTACCCACAATTCAGTTTGCATTCCATAGTAAAAGTACTATTTTGGGGTTCAAGAAAAAATTTGAAACCTTTCACTTGGGGAATTTACTTTATCAGGCTCACGagtattttttagtttttttttttttttttttctggtaGTTGAAATTTAAACCTATTATCAAAGCAATCAAGAATACAACATACAGAGTGTTCTTTTTGAAAGCTATGTATAGTTATAGTAATTTGTTCTTGTGATATCATTTCAAATGTGATGGGATTTTTCTTTTATCTAAGGGGAACAAGGAAATTCTGATGGGATTTTGTTATAGTTTGACGCTAATTTTTTTTCTACATGTTTCCATTGAATCTATTAATAAACATGCAACATCAACGTACCAGTGAAATTCCATTAGTGGAGTCTAGGGAGTGTAGTGTGTACGCAAGCCTTATCCCTACTTTGTGCAGGGAGATAAACTATTTGTGATTGACCTCAGACCTGCCATTGTTAACTCTCACATCTCCTCACTGGTATATATGCACCCTCTTCACGTGCCCGAACTATCTCAGCCTCTCTTCCTACGTCTTGTCCACCACGAAGGTCACTCGCATCGTGTCTCAGATATCTTCATTCCTGAACATTCTCCCCTAGTATGCCTGCATATCCATCTTACCATTCTCATTTctaatactttcattttctggaCATGATAATATTTGATTGGCCAACACTACGCCCAATACAACATAGTTGGTCTAATCATCATTCTGTATAAAGTTTtggtggcacattcttatcagAAAAGGCACCGTATACAAGCCTCTATCTTATTCACTCTGCTCCAATCTCCAATACGATGTGCGATATACTCGTTAATCTCTCCATTATCTTGGATTACTGACCCAATGTACTTAAAACTTACTCTCATAGGGATAATTTGTGTATCAAGCCTCACAAAATAGTGGATAATAAACACGATCCGTTAAATATTTGATAGAGACCAAAGTGTtaacttttgataaatttaaagGATCGATAACTTTCAAAAGTATACTTAAGGGACTATTTTAAACCTACTCCAAACATGAGGGAATATTTTTGTCGTTTTCTCCTTCCATGAATATAGGACACACGTAAATATTCCAAAAGCCTCTGCAAATTCTGTCTTTCCCTCGGCGTTCACCATAGGCGAGAAGAAGATAAAATATAGAGAGGCTCTCCAAAATCTTTTATTGACCTAATTACCTGTTTTATAGAGATAAATATTACTATTATTTATTATTACTCcgtccgtttcaatttatgtgaacccatttgattGGACACGAAATTTAAGGAAAGAGAGAAACTTTTTAAATTTGTGGCATAAAATGAGTCAAATATATTTTGTGTGActcataaaagtaaattgtttcCGAATAAGTCATTATTTTTGGTACGGACCAAATTATTCTGTCGTTTTCTCCCGCTCACAATACAATTTATCAAGTTCTTTCTCTATTCAGATCTCCTTCTTTCCCTTCGTATCGGTGAACCATGTCGTACGCCTATCTCTTCAAATATATTATCATCGGTGATACCGGTAAATTTCAtctcttgtttttatttttgttcgaTTTGATTCCTTAACTTTTGTTTTTCGACAAGTttgagtgttttttttttttttttttttttttttttgcttttatgATTTTGCATCTGATTAATAGGTTCTGTGTAATTTGGATATCAGTGATGCTAATTTAATTGTTTAGAACTAGCTGTAATTGTTTACTAATATTTTGCATCTGATTAGTAGTTTCTCTAATTAAAAGGTTTTGTATTATTTTGGTAACCAGTGATGTTAATTTAGTGTTTTTGCACTTCCTGTAATATATTCATGATGTAGTAGTAGACAACCAATCATATATTCATGATATTTGTAGCAGTAGCTACCGTCAAAACTCACAATATCAAACAGTAAATGCAATTGATTGTATTAAAAGGAAGAACAATTACAACTTCTGAAATTGCAGCAATAAAACAGTAACCAACATGGAAAATACTAGGAGAGTAAGGATAGAATCAAAGAAGGGGAGATGAGAGGGAACAAAGTTGTGCAGAAGGGATGAGGATAATCAGAGATTCCACAACTTTTAGCCTGCTATACTGAGTGCGTGAGTGGCCTATTTGTAACAACCACAGTCTATTCTCACGCATAAAGTACGTGCCCGCTATTAACCTGGATTCAAAACGTAGTCACCAAGTCTTTTATTTGGAATTCTCACCCTAGAGCTTCTCCTAATTGTGCTTGTTACCTCGGCATTCACATTTTCGCATCCAAACTCTTCAGTGTTCATAACAATATTTCTCTAATTGATCATTTCAGAAGGAAAGGATTTTTTTTTCTGGCCAAATTTGGTGCTTTATCATCATGATATCAAGGGAAACTAGAGTTTCAGTGCCTGATTTTATCAATATTAATTGCTTTGTTGTCACTGAGATTTTGGGGACACACGATAGTttaagagggtgtttggattggcttttaaGCTGGTCAAATCAGCTTTTAAGCTCTTTTTAGCTTTTTTCAGTATTTGGCAAAATAAAAAAGTGtttaaaataagttaaaaactGCTTAAAACAAGCCAAAAGTAAGAAGTTGGACAAATCCAACTTATTACTTTTTGGCTTAAAAGCTATTTCTActgaaaaattacttttttttaagCCAGTCCAAACATGCTCTAAGTATGTAACTGTCAAAAAGTTGATAGTTCGGGTCTTCGGGGtgggggttgggggggggggggttagagTATTGACTCTTTTAGTTTTTGCTGTGTCATGTATTAGTGCAACCCTTCCCTCCCCCTCTTTGAAAGGTCATTTCTTACAAAGTATTGGATTCTGTCATGTGATGTCCATACATATGTTACTTAAAGTCTTGTGTGAGACATCACTTATAAGGATATAATATTTCTCTGTACAGGAGTTGGAAAATCATGTCTTCTTTTGCAATTTACGGACAAACGGTTTCAACCTGTCCATGACCTGACGATTGGGGTTGAATTCGGGGCTCGAATGATCACAATAGACAACAAACCAATTAAACTACAGATCTGGGACACGGTTAGTGACACAAATTTTCTCTCTTCCTCTGTTTTTTTGTTAGTATTAGAAGGTCCGAATAAATGCCTATAGAAGTCCATAATTCAGTTGGTCATCCTTTATTGAtcatttttagtttaattaaaaTGCAGCCAAGTCCTCCTAGTTTTTCGTCTCTGGGTGTGCTTTCCCTAAGTCTGAAAGTATGTTCTAATGAATGTTCTCGTTTCAGGCTGGTCAAGAATCATTCAGATCCATCACAAGGTCATATTACAGAGGTGCTGCTGGGGCATTACTTGTTTATGATATTACAAGGTAGGACAAATCTTTGACACTTTCATAATGCATGTAACTCTATGTTGCCTGGCATATATTTTCTCTCATATTTTAGAGATATGCTTATTTATATGTAATTTTGGTTAGAGATTCCTGTATAAGTAACTTATTTCCCAGGAATCTCATTTAAAGTTGCCGCATCTCAAATATATTGTAGTTTTTTAGCTTAACTGATTGTGGAATATCACATTTTAGTCCTTAACTTGTCACTGGGAAAACATATCTGATGGTGTTCTGATCGTGATATAGCTAATATGTCGTTGACAAAGAGAGCAATATAAAAGATgctaaagataataataaaactGCAAAAGATAGTGGATAAGTACTGAACTTCCAGAGCAGCATCTCTGTTGGTCAGTGAGCTAGTGTTACGATAGTTTTTAAACGCTTTTCGGTTCCTAAAATTTGTAATTGACTTAATATTCTTCTCTGTCCAATTGAAAACTTATGTGGAAGTAATGTTACGCATCTGTGTTTTGAAGTCTACTTCTGTTCAAGAATGCGAATGGTGAGCAAAACATATTGTATATGAATCGGGTAGCCCAATTTGCATGTCTATTTGCGTTGCCCGAATATTTTGTTAGTGACAGGTGTTGTATGTTTTCTCCAAACTAAATAGGAGGGAAACATTTAATCACCTTGCTAGTTGGTTAGAAGATGCAAGGCAGCATGCAAATGCAAACATGACCATAATGCTGATAGGAAACAAGTGTGATCTGGCTCATAGAAGGGCTGTAAGCACAGAAGAAGGTGAGCAGTTTGCCAAGGAACATGGCTTGATATTTATGGAGGCCTCTGCTAAAACAGCTCAGAATGTTGAAGAGGTAAGAATTCTCCTATCTGGTACTTCTCTTGAGGTTTTATCTCCACCGTGGGCATTTTCCCTAATTGTATTTCGATATTGGCTGTTAATCTTGTGCTTCCTTTTCTGCATTATTCAGGCTTTTATCAAAACAGCTTCAACAATCTACAAGAAAATACAGGATGGTGTGtttgatgtctcaaatgaggtaTGCCACTGTTGTTATAGAATAGTTCTGCTCAATATTTTCTGCTTTGGTTATTGGAAGCATATGTTCTTACCTGTTTGAGAAGACGTAACTTTTGCTAAGATGTATTTATATGTAAAAGGCACCTTGGTAAGAGAATCTGGAAAAGTAGAGGGAAACTATGTTTGGCATCCCATTAAGTAGACCACATGATATTTACCAagtattcttggttttcattatTTAAAGAACATAATGGAAAAAATCCAAGGATCGTCTTTCCTGCAAAAGTATGAGAATTTATCCACAACTAATCAGGTGAACTAGCCAACACTGCTCATAAGTCATAAACCAACATCAACCACTGGGGGTCACCATTCTCCAGATACATGTCTCATCTGGTTCAAGTGCTATGCCCGGCTCAATGCTATTTACAGCTTCTGTGATCCCTATTCCCTGAAATATCTGTGAAATATACTACGACATATCCAACTAGTATTAGCTGTTGTAGGACGTACTGATTAAGTTATGTAAGAAAGACATTAACACAAACACTCATAATAGGCTCTTTGATTCGTCCTACTTTTGACTGCTAAAAGTAACATTTATGGGGAGATGTGGATGTTGAAATTCGTACTTGATTGAGAAGTCAGAATCCAGTCCATACAACTTTGGAGTCACATACCATATCAGGAGGGTTAAGAAAGTTAATGTGATCGAAGATGTGAAAGATTACTAGCCAACTGAATAAGACTGCCTGATGGATTTAATCTGTGTTCTTATactctaaggggtcgtttggtttgaaaacAAGTTATCCCAGGATTAATTATCCCGAGATTAGTTATCCTACCCTCCCATAGGGATAAAAATAACACTACAATCCCAGGATAACTAATCCGCGGATTAGTTATATCGCAATTTCATCCTAACCAAATGTGGggtaaactcatctcaaatttaatctcctttatccctcgtaccaaacgagCCTTAAGTAGCTGTTAGGATCCAATCAAGGCTTCCAGCAGTTGAGCATATCTTTTTAGTTAGGTCCTTGTTTATCAGTTCGGTACTGATGACAACTAATTATAAAAGAAAGAAGTTTGATATTGATGACAACTGTTGATGATTGAATTCATTGTTTTAAGAATCAGTAAAAGGAGTTTGCCTAAAGCTTGGTAAATGCTTCTGTTCCACAAAGAGTAAATTCTCATCGCATTGTTTTTATATAATTCCCGTCTAATTCTTGAATACTTTTTGTAGTCCAATGGAATAAAATTTGGATATGGAGGCCTTCCCGGTCCATCAGGTGGAAGAGATGGAGCTGCTTCTCAAGGAGGGGGTTGTTGCAGTTGAAAGTTGAAAATTATTCTTCAAACTTGATACATGTGGTCATCGTCTATATGCCATCTTCACCGGTCCCTTTATCTTATCTTTCAGAGGTTTCGTCGATTTGTTATAGTGATGTTATCTGTGCAAAAAATAAGCAAATTCAGTAAATATGGGACAGTCCATCTttccaaaccccccccccccctcctgtGTATAATATTTGACATATATCAAATGTGAATAGAACTTCCCACATCTTGTGTGCTTGTGTAAATGAGAAATGTTAAACTCCAGTTGCCCACCCTTCTCTCTCCTGTGCTCCACACCTTTGTGTCATTTTTTTGGCTTGTTCAATATCTTAAAACAAGGTATAGGTAATGCTAGTTTTTGCCAGAGTAATTCGGCACAACTAGCCTTAACTACATCTTATATTCGTCGTTTTTGAGAATGCAGAAAAAGGGAATTACTTTAGAAGTGTATTGGTGTACTATGTAATGAAAATAAACGAAGAAAAACCATTGGCGTATCAGGCCTTTTCATCTACTGTCCAAATTCACCTAAATTAGCTTCTACAATTGTGAAAAttacgggctagccagttttcggattggtaattgaaaaatagccgctattttgctgcaacacggaaagttccagcataatatactggagattggtgcaccagtgtatgaacttccagcatattatgctggaacttttcgtggagttctagcataatatactggagattggagcacctgtgtatgaacttctagtatattatgttggaactccagtacacggaaagttccagcataatatattggagattggaACATCCGTgaatgaacttccagcatattatgttggaactccagtatattatgctggaagttcacatgtaaaaaatccgaactccagtatattatgctggaatattttccggactttgaacagtgttttcgttcatatttatctttacataaaaaatggctaaatttcgattacttttgaaactatagctatttttcaattaccacttgtaaatctggctattttaaATTTTGCCCTCTACAATTTCATTTCATTATATAATTTTGATTAAATGGCCAAGAATCAAGACATCAACCTTGCTATTGGCCCCATGAGCTCCCACATGATTGACATTCACTGTCGCCTGTGATAGATGCCATGGACTTGATTTTGAATTATATTGCATGCTGGCACTTTCTTCCAATATTACGTTTATATACTGTAAATAGTGCCTTTTAGTAGAAATATTCATATAGCACATTCTAAGttagcgtttggacataaatttgattgaaaattgaaaaatgaatttttgaaattgCGTGGAAAAATAACTTTTAAAAGTtcaagttgtgtttggacatgcattttatttaaaaatattttcatttgaaTTCTTGCTGTGAGTGAACCCTATCGACTAAACTCTTTGCGTaaataaactgaaaaatattCATCTTGTTTATGTGTGTTTATGGTTGGTGACTGATACAAAGTTATATGGATCTCGTCGCCAGGAAATTCCAACTCTGGATTAGTGAATGTTTATCAACACTAGCAACAACAATAACTACGCTTTAGTGTCAATCTGGTTAGATCGACTATATGAATCTTCACTAATCATGTTGTTGTTTAGCAATAATAGCATATCAAAGTTGTTAATGAGAAGTCCTAGCTTTTTGCTCTTTGCTGAAAAGTTGTGTGTTTAGTACTGTATATTCTGTTTTTAGTCTATTAATGCTTTTTTATTCGAAATTTCATTCTTCTCATAGCACAGAATTCTTGTTTGATAGAGAAGATTGCAATTGATATATAATTTCAACAGGACTCATTgctaatacaacaacaacaagcgCAGCCCGGTGCATTAAGCTCCTGCCAGGGGCGGatttacatgtatatatatatatatatatatatatatatatatatatatatatatatatatatatatatatatatatatatatatatatatatatatatatatatatatatatatatatatatatatatatatatatatatatatatatatatatatatatatatatatatatatatatatatatatatatatatatatatatatatatatatatatatatatatatatatatatatatatatatatatatatatatatatatatatatatatatatatatatatatgtgagaGGTCTTGGGTTCGAACTCCCCTCCACAAAATATTTTTGACTGTTACGGGCCTATTGATAGAAATAGCGACACCGCTTATAAAAAATCATGCATACACCACTGGCGTCCGCTATGGGCGGGTTCCGGAGAAGGGCcgaaccacaagggtctattgtacacggtcttaccctgcatttctgcaagagactgtttCCACGGCTAGAACCGGTAACCTCCTGGTCATATGGCAgtaacaacaaacccagtgaaaTCTCACAAGTGGAATCTGGGAAAGGTAGCATGTACGCAGACGTTACCCCTGCCATGAGGAGGTAGAGAGACTATTTCCGAAAGAACCTCGGCTCGAGAGGATAAATATAAACAGTCAAATACCAACAACAATAGCcagaaaaatgataacaacaatGTAAGAACTAGAAAAAATAGACTCATTGCTAATACACTAAAAATATATCAGGCTTTTTAGACCAAATGACATACAAAATAGTATATGCACATAGTGTTACACATAAGAGGAGGAAAAGGTGGGAAGAAATGACTACAAATTTACTTAGTGGAATTTGAAGTTGGTCAAGATGTTGTTGTTTACAGGATCAGCCAAATGATCaagaaggttttggtaaggtCCAACACCAGTAACCAAACCTTGTATAAAATAGCCCAAAATTGCCAACATAGCCAATCTTCCATTCTTAACCTCCTTAAGCTTCAAATCCTTCATAgatttttcatcttttccaaaTCCAAGAGGGTTAAAGAATGGGCCACCCGGGTAAGCCGGTTCACCGGAGCCACCTAAGCCTTTTTCCAGGCCCAAGAAGTATTGTTTTCCCATTGAACCAGGCTTGGCCCAATCTTGAAATCTTCTGTGTTCAGCAAAGCCCATTAGTGCCATTTCCAAAACAAACAAAGTGTAATTGTCAGCCCAATAGTTGTATGTTCCAGCTGGTGGGATTACACCAGTTTGGAACCAAGGAAGTGCTGTTTCTGGTGGGATAAGACCAGCTTTTCCAAGAATCTCTGGTGCTATGGCTCCTGCTGCTCCTAACATGGCGAATCGCCCGTTGATGATTTCGCCGTATGCTAGCCATTTTGGCTCGATGAATCCTCCGGTTCCTTCGGGGTCTGAGAGTCCCAAGGGATCAAATCCATAATCACCAGGAAGACTGAATCAACATACAAGTGAGTATATTATCTTGAATAATTGGTCTTAAGATAGCATATGTTAATGAGTTTAACTTATATACACTAACAATGTAAGGAAATGGTTACACTATTAGGTCGTTCATAGGATATCTATAGGTAAAGTACAGCCTGGTGCACCAAGCTCCCGCCATATGTGGAGTCTGGGAAAGGtcccggaccacaagggtctattgtacacaGTCTTACCCTACATCTGTTTCTACGGCTCGAACTGTAGCGATTTATAAAAGGTGGGGatttataatcttgaaaataaggCAGTTTATCTGCTATAACACGTAAAGATAATCTAATACTGTAAAAATTCTTTACGCTAGCGGTACATATACCCTTAAGTCTCATAGATCTTACCTGCCATCCAAGTATGAAAGACTTTGCTTGGAAGCAAACCAGAGAGGCCTATTTGCTCCTTGCTATAAAATAGAATTGAGTGAATCAATACTTGTGTATAGTAATAAGGTTTTTATCTATTATTGAAACATACTTTATATCCACAACAATACTATTCAATGCAATTTTAAGAATGCAAATTCATTTAACTATGTCAGTGATAAAAATTGATGTTATATTTTCTCTGAGTGAGTTGGAGGGACTTTCGCTGAACAAGCGTAACCCTCATAACCAAAGCGTCACAACAACAGCCAAAAATAACCCTTAAATTTTTAAGTAGGAACATTGACCATGACATAATCCTCTTTTTGCTACTAAATACATTCCAGACTTTCATCAATCGTAACTCAGTTTCCTAGTGGCGAAGGTAAAATGAGCAATTAAATGTTAAAAGATTGATGTTATATTTTCTAAATCAAAGTAATTGTTAACTATAACTTCAATGCTTCAACTACTACCAATACAAAAGTCAATTTAACATTTGAAGATCCGTTTCTAGTTAAACATCATTATATAAAATGAAGGAGATACGCAGAGGCGGACCTATGTTTGTTACAGCAGGGCACTGGATCTCGTTAACTTCGGCCAAAGTTCtagatatatatgtgtatatatgttgAAAACAATAATATATTTTACTTGGAACCTTTAAGATAAAAAACCAATAGGCCCCCTGGCTAAGCAGTGACTGACTTCACAGTTCAAAACTATAACTTATAGGTCACGCGAAAACAACTTTatcattgcttcatgattttcCTTCTTTCCGTTTCTACCTAAACATCGTAATATGAAATGAAGGAGATAAGACTACCAtacacaataattttttttacttgAACCCTTAAGATAAAAAATGGGGGGCATTGGTTGAGCAGTTCGTTCATGTGCCCCCACCAACTTCAAATCTTGGGTTCGGCTCTGGAGAGAAGAGCACTATTaacaaaggagaagaagaagttaCCTTAACAGGTGGAGTGGAAGCAGCCCTAACAACAAAGGAAGCTTTCTTGGTAGAAGATTGAGAAGATCTTCCTCCAAGAATTTGTCTGGCATTCTCCACTGAGGAAGTAATAGATGATGAAGAGAGCAATGCTTGTGTTGCCATTTTTCCTTTTGGATTGTATTGATGTTAGATTTGCAGTTGAAGaatgctttggagaagaagaaaagaagaatgaaCAAAAGGTGGCAAATAAGTAAGTGACAAACTAAATGCCACCAAATATTTTGTGGGGCTAAGGAAAAAGTATGAAATTGTGGTCTATATATGAAAAAGATAAAGTTTAGATCTTGTTGTCAAATGAAAAAGGAACATGTGGATTCATTACTCAGATAAGAGATATTCTGCACTCCTAGTCACATAAATGAAATCTCAGATATTCTTGTTGCCACATGTCTTTTCCTAGATTCTCCATATGATCAAATCAtatttaatttactatttttaagcTTTAAATTAAGGTGAAAATGTATGTTGGTAGATTAGTACTATGATTTAATGATAAGAATAGtgggtgaaattcaaaaaatagtcaaatttataagtggtaattgaaaaatagcgacagttttaaaagtaatcgaaatttagctacttttcatttaaagataaatctgaacgaaaatatgGTTCAAAATCCAGAAAATATTTCACCATAATATACATGAGTTTccgtataatatactggagatccaGCAgaatatactggtccagcataatatgttggtaGATTAGTACTATGATTTAATGATAAGAATAgtgggtgaaattcaaaaatagtcagatttacaagtggtaattaacctatagccacagtttcaaaagtaatcgaaatttagtcacttttcatgtaaagataaatttgaacgaaaacacttttcaaaatccggaaaatatttttccatAATATACAGAAGTTTCAGTATAATACATTGAAGTTCCAACATAAAATGCTGAAAGTTCATACGTGGGTGCTCCAATctcaatatattatgctggaactttccttgtgttggagttcc
This region includes:
- the LOC104232430 gene encoding ras-related protein RABB1c-like, with the protein product MSYAYLFKYIIIGDTGVGKSCLLLQFTDKRFQPVHDLTIGVEFGARMITIDNKPIKLQIWDTAGQESFRSITRSYYRGAAGALLVYDITRRETFNHLASWLEDARQHANANMTIMLIGNKCDLAHRRAVSTEEGEQFAKEHGLIFMEASAKTAQNVEEAFIKTASTIYKKIQDGVFDVSNESNGIKFGYGGLPGPSGGRDGAASQGGGCCS
- the LOC104232431 gene encoding chlorophyll a-b binding protein 8, chloroplastic, with product MATQALLSSSSITSSVENARQILGGRSSQSSTKKASFVVRAASTPPVKQGANRPLWFASKQSLSYLDGSLPGDYGFDPLGLSDPEGTGGFIEPKWLAYGEIINGRFAMLGAAGAIAPEILGKAGLIPPETALPWFQTGVIPPAGTYNYWADNYTLFVLEMALMGFAEHRRFQDWAKPGSMGKQYFLGLEKGLGGSGEPAYPGGPFFNPLGFGKDEKSMKDLKLKEVKNGRLAMLAILGYFIQGLVTGVGPYQNLLDHLADPVNNNILTNFKFH